Proteins encoded within one genomic window of Platichthys flesus chromosome 13, fPlaFle2.1, whole genome shotgun sequence:
- the upp2 gene encoding uridine phosphorylase 2, translating into MTFLGFTSTPAIMTPILLNCMGSEHNEFIKQHVQVNNPYLEGMEEDILYHFSLSNKTHNLPEMFGDIKFVCVGGSANRMKAFAQFIHQELQLPGNPEEITDICEGTDRYCMYKVGPVLSISHGMGVPSISIMLHELIKLLHHAQSRDVVLFRLGTSGGVGLPPGTVVITDKAVDYSFRAQFEQVVLGKVITRSTELDEGVASELLQCSSELQNIPSVIGNTMCTSDFYEGQGRLDGALCSFSRAEKLEYLRKAYEAGVRNIEMESTVFAAMCRVCGLKAAVICVTLLNRFDGDQITSTHDVLTEYQQRPQVLVSHFIKKRLGLIV; encoded by the exons ATGACTTTTCTTGGTTTCACATCGACTCCTGCAATCATGACACCGATTCTACTGAACTGTATGGGGAGTGAGCACAATGAGTTTATCAA ACAACATGTCCAGGTGAATAATCCCTACTTGGAGGGCATGGAGGAGGATATTCTCTACCACTTCAGCTTGAGCAACAAGACTCACAACCTTCCAGAAATGTTTGGAGACATTAAG tttgtgtgtgttggtggcaGCGCGAACCGCATGAAAGCCTTCGCCCAGTTCATCcaccaggagctgcagctgccagGAAACCCAGAGGAAATCACAGATATCTGTGAGGGAACTGATCGCTACTGCATGTACAAAGTGGGACCAGTGCTGTCGATAAGC CATGGAATGGGCGtcccctccatctccatcatgCTGCACGAGCTCATCAAGCTGCTGCACCATGCCCAGAGTCGTGACGTGGTCCTGTTCCGCCTCGGAACATCCGGTGGAGTCG GCCTGCCTCCAGGGACCGTGGTGATCACAGACAAAGCGGTGGACTACTCCTTCCGTGCCCAGTTTGAGCAGGTGGTTCTGGGTAAAGTCATCACCAGGAGCACCGAGCTGGACGAGGGGGTGGCCAGCGAGCTGCTGCAGTGCTCCTCCGAGCTGCAAAACATTCCATCAGTGATCGGAAACACCATGTGCACCAGCGACTTCTACGAAG GTCAAGGCCGACTGGACGGGGCGCTGTGCTCCTTCTCTCGCGCTGAAAAGCTGGAGTATCTGAGGAAAGCGTACGAGGCCGGAGTCAGGAATATAGAAATGGAGTCCACTGTATTCGCTGCCATGTGCCGCGTCTGTGGTCTCAAAg cGGCTGTGATCTGTGTGACGTTGCTGAACCGCTTCGATGGAGACCAGATCACCTCCACTCATGATGTGCTGACAGAGTACCAGCAGAGACCTCAAGTCTTAGTGTCCCACTTCATCAAGAAACGCCTGGGACTCATCGTCTGA